From a single Pseudophryne corroboree isolate aPseCor3 chromosome 6, aPseCor3.hap2, whole genome shotgun sequence genomic region:
- the LOC134934640 gene encoding paraneoplastic antigen Ma1 homolog, with amino-acid sequence MERFTGEDISAWCCSKGKDPKKCLSVVGDFTEFSDEEIIEKLARLYGIIKPRIVDKWIGGLGKTTAVLIETDRELDVEVIPSVVVANEEIGRRWSIMWPNIQSKEVTGTSTPITVSPPSNPNRGEESGEGRNVDTHNISANAGNNQFETVMDRVVTQLERWHYEGSYRRLRVFSGITPVPLGEETYEAWKEAAVQQTEEWQCPDRIKRQRVVESLRGPAMGIIQAARRSNPNATLETYFESLDYAYGTLEDVGELTSRLYHTLQESGEKLSTFLIRLDKLLYKIVDKGGIAKEDVDKNRMKQLLRGASTIDPVAQKLRCSGAREPPPTFNELLKEIKHEEVLIEMREKVVKKVKVVQPIAESSTFEDKILKMMDEQNKKIEQFIAAQNVNADASLPRSSENTLARGLGRGNSNWNSNYGRGCFRCGRTGHRAFECNASRNTNRSNPRMTPATSQDRESSGPGNGRGRSVDPAQAP; translated from the coding sequence ATGGAGAGATTTACTGGAGAAGATATAAGCGCTTGGTGCTGTAGTAAAGGGAAAGATCCCAAGAAATGCTTGAGTGTAGTTGGAGATTTTACCGAATTTTCTGACGAAGAAATAATAGAAAAACTAGCAAGATTGTATGGTATAATTAAGCCCCGGATAGTAGACAAGTGGATAGGAGGACTAGGGAAAACAACTGCAGTGCTCATAGAAACGGATAGAGAACTAGATGTTGAGGTGATACCTTCAGTAGTAGTGGCAAATGAAGAGATTGGAAGAAGGTGGAGTATTATGTGGCCCAACATACAGAGCAAAGAAGTGACTGGTACTAGTACACCTATAACAGTCTCTCCTCCTAGCAACCCCAATAGGGGTGAAGAGAGTGGTGAAGGAAGGAACGTGGATACTCACAACATCAGTGCCAATGCAGGCAACAATCAGTTTGAGACTGTCATGGATAGAGTGGTCACCCAATTAGAGAGATGGCATTACGAGGGGAGTTACCGACGGTTGCGGGTATTCTCCGGGATTACTCCTGTACCattgggagaagagacgtatgaggCTTGGAAAGAAGCCGCGGTGCAACAAACCGAAGAATGGCAGTGTCCAGATCGCATTAAAAGACAAAGGGTAGTAGAAAGCCTGAGGGGGCCAGCTATGGGGATCATTCAGGCAGCCAGGCGCAGTAACCCGAATGCTACCTTGGAAACCTACTTCGAATCCTTAGACTACGCTTACGGAACACTTGAAGATGTTGGGGAACTTACTTCTAGATTATATCATACTCTTCAAGAATCAGGGGAAAAATTAAGTACATTTCTAATTAGATTGGATAAATTATTATATAAGATAGTAGATAAAGGAGGTATAGCTAAAGAAGATGTCGATAAAAACCGGATGAAACAATTACTGCGAGGAGCTTCCACCATAGATCCGGTTGCCCAGAAATTGAGATGTTCAGGTGCAAGAGAGCCCCCTCCCACCTTTAACGAGTTACTGAAAGAAATAAAGCATGAGGAGGTTTTGATAGAGATGAGAGAGAAAGTCGTAAAAAAGGTCAAAGTAGTGCAACCGATAGCTGAAAGTAGCACCTTTGAAGATAAGATACTGAAGATGATGGAtgaacagaataaaaaaatagaacaGTTTATTGCAGCACAAAATGTTAATGCCGATGCTTCCCTGCCAAGGTCTAGTGAAAACACTCTAGCGAGGGGATTAGGTCGAGGGAACAGTAATTGGAACAGTAACTATGGAAGAGGATGTTTTAGATGTGGGAGGACTGGACATCGGGCTTTTGAATGCAACGCATCAAGGAACACGAACCGGAGTAACCCCAGGATGACCCCAGCGACTAGTCAAGACAGAGAAAGTTCAGGACCGGGAAACGGTCGAGGGCGGTCTGTGGACCCCGCACAGGCCCCCTAG